Genomic window (Shewanella psychropiezotolerans):
ACCTCTTAAATTTGAATAGTATGATTCATCTTGACCCAGAGAAAAATTATTATCTGATATCTTTACATTACCATTCTCTAAAGGGCGTTCGAGGTGTTTAAGATCTGGCTTAGCAATTTTTACAGTACCAATTTCTGAAAGTGCTTTTTCTTTATCAATATAAAACAACGTATACGTTGTTTTATAAGAATAATCGTTCCAAGTATTATTTTTGAGGAAAAATGATTCCTTAAGCCTAGCCGTTCTGGCAGGAGCAGCATCTCCAACATATATATTTAAAGCTTTCATCCAAAATCCTACGTTTTATTTGTCCTGAACACTAAAAATCTTCAGTGTGTAGGTTTAACTTTGAGTTGCATTTAATTGAATCGAGAAATTATGCAACAAAAATTTATCGAGCCATCTATTGTTAAAGTAAGATAGATCCCCTCACTTACCTTCACGATACCAGATAAATGAATTGCAAGTAAGAAGTTGATTTAACTAAACTAGATCAATGCCTCCCTGTACTTTCTTCAATTGCAGTAAGAGAGCAATAAGTGGACACCCATAAGATTTGGCGAAATTTATTGAGCCATATATGGACGCTCCCTGTTAGTCAAGACAACACCTGCCTAGCCAAAGGCAGTACCTCTTTAGCTTTTATAGCCTCTAGCAGTGAGCTTGCGAACGCTCTAGCCAGCCGCAGGCTGTTCTAGCAGGACAACGGCATTTAAATTAAATCGGGGTCAGAGTAAGATTTAGTTGTGATCGTAATCAGATTAGTTTTTGTATACCCAAATGCAATTGTTCTTGAGTTGATAGCATTGCTTGCAAACTCATAAAGGGGCAATAACGTCTTGGAGTCATCACTCTAAGACGTACCCAAACAATAGCGATTCACAGTGATTATATTGGGCCACAGGTGTACAAGCTACTGTAGCGTTTTTATATTACAGCTAACTGTTAATAGAATACTCTCAGAGCCCACTTAACTAAGGCAGATTTATTTTGAATCGGTTTTGATGAAAACTCTAATATATCCTGCCCATCAACGCTGCCAGTGATTAGCATTCCGCCTTTATCAACAGTCCAGTAACTTTTACTTTGCGCTGCTGTTATTTGGCCATTCTCTTCTTTTGTGGTGAAATCGCGAGAATTCAATTTGTTATTCCTTGGCATGTCATTGTGTGAGTTGAATATTGAATCAAAAAAATCAGGTTAGATCAACTGGTCTCACTGACAGCATATGATTGATACTTTGCTGAGGGGGTATCCTCGGCTGTTTATCGACATTGAATCTTGGGTATGTCTGCCCAGTTTGTCGTGTACTGTGGCGTGAGCCTGTCTCTGCGCATTCTCCATTTCGGCGAAATACCTTGTGCAGCCAGAAACATAGCGCCGCTGCCAAATCTGGTATTTAGTGCGTCATAGACGCTCATAAGTTTAGGGTCGCTGATGGTCTCAAATAAATCTGATTGCACATGACTGGATGAGCACAAATCCAGTAACCCTATTCCGACCTTGTAATACCTGACATTTGGCTGAAAGAGTGCGTCTGTGGCCGCTGTCACCGCGTGTGTCATTTGCAGGGTGTCGGCGGTGGGAAATGAGAACTTTATGGTTTGTTTAAAGCCTGTGGGCCTTTCATCAAAAGGAGAGTTGCTTGCGAATATGAGCATGGAGCCACAGAGAGTGCCTTGTTTTCTGGCCTTCGCTGCCGCTATACCAACATGTTTACTGAGGGCTTGTTTGAGTGCCTCTTTGTCAGTTACACGGTCTCCCATGCTTCGGGTTGAGAATATCTGTTTCTTGTCTGCTCTGGCTTCATCCCATTGCTTGCACTCCTCACCATTGAGTTCTCTGACCGTTCGTTCAATTTCAATGCTGAATGATTTTCTTGCCAGGCCTGGCGGCATCGATGCGAGTTGGAAGGCGTTTTTTATCCCCATAAGCTCCAAGCGTTTCGAGATTCGATTACCTATCCCCCATACATCTGTTGGCTTCATCGCCAGTAATACCGCTTTACGCTCCTCGTTTGAATCTATGTGACAGACACCGTTATAACCCATTAGTTTTTTGGCAGCATGATTGGCTACCTTAGCCAGTGTCAGGGTGGCGTCGATACCAACACAGACGGGGAGGCGGGTTTCTTTCCATACCGCGCGTCTGATTTTATGTGCATGCTCAGTGAGGTTGGGTATCGCAGGGTAGCAATGCTTGAGAGAGAGAAAGGACTCATCGATGCTGTAGATATGTTGTCTGGGCGCGAAGCGGCCTATCACGTCCATCATGTGGGCAGACAGTGAAGCGTACAGTTCATAATTTGAAGATAGCGCTATAACGTTGTGCTTGTCACACAGTGCCTTGACCTCAAAGTAAGGTTTGAATTTTGGGATGCCAACGTCTTTAGCCTGACGATTGGCGGCGACGATGCAGCCATCGTTGTTCGAGAGCACAACAATGGGTCTCCCTCGCCATTCAGGGCGAAAGACTTGTTCTGCAGAGCAATAAAATGAATTGGCGTCTACGAGTGCGTACATTTAGTTGTCGTGAGGGGCTATTAGCGGGAGTGGGCTGTTATTCATATGCTAGCGGTTAATAGTGGGCTGGGTCTGTGGCAGCGTATCGAACTGACTACCACACCTTCAATGCAAAACTGGTCATGCTCATGTATGACCAGTGGTTGATGTTCATCGTTTGCAGACAGCAAGCGTTTTCTGACAGTATCAATTAACTTGCAGACAAACTCACCATTGTAGTTAGCTACCACCACATCACCATTTTGGGCGGTAACATGTCTATCGATGATAAGGATATCACCATCGAATATGCCGACATTGCGCATCGATTCCCCGGATGCATGACCAAAAAAAGTAGAACTAGGGTGAGCGATTAACAGTTCATCGAGACTTAGTGGCCGCTGGATGTATTCGGCGGCAGGCGATTCAAAACCTGTGATGCCTACGCTGGCTGTATTGGGAATGACTTTCATGGTTTAATCTTGGTGGTACTGTATGCGTATCCAGTATTGTAGGGCGAAGGCGTTGAATTTGCAATGTGACCGACTTCTCGTGCAGCGGTGTAGCGATAGAGATGGTGGGTAATCGTCTGCAGCAAAAGATAGCTCACTGATTACTAGGCATGTCTGTTCTATTCATTGATGGGCTAAGGGTACACTGTCATGTTAAATAGTCGGGACAATACCAAAGGTAAGCGTGATGGTGTGTAATGCGATTTGTACTTTGTTGAATGACGATATCTGCATGAACTTGTGCGTATTAGCGCTTGACCCGTGCCTGTATTACACAGAGGTTAGGGGCCAGTGGTGTTATGTCTTGCATCCGTCATTAGCGCATCCCGTCGCCAAGGTATCAATGGCTGAGCAGGCGAAAATCGCAGAGCTTAATGTCTATATTAAACAGTTTGAAAAATAGAATAAGGAATAGAAATGAATGTGTTCAAGGGAGTGTTGGTTGGTGGCTTAGTATTGATGAGTGGCAGTGTTTTTGCGGCTAATGAATCTAATCAATCGTTCAGCAAAGCCAAAAAAATGCTTGAGCGTCAGGTCTATCAGGACCATCGTGAAACCATTTATTGTGGTGCAGGTTTTGATGCTAAAAAAAATATTACGCCTCCTGCCGGCTTTAATACTAAAAAACATGTGAAGCGAGCAAAGAGAGTTGAGTGGGAGCACATTGTGCCCGCCGAGAACTTCGGGCGTTCGTTCAGTGAATGGCGTGAGGGTAACGCTCAATGCGTCAACAACAAAGGCAAGTCATTCAAGGGCCGCAAGTGTGCTGAAAAAATTAATGTTCAGTATCGATACATGCAGGCCGACATGTTTAATCTGTTTCCGGCCATTGGGGCCGTTAATGCCATGCGCTCAAATTACAACTTCACTATGTTGCCCGCAGTGAAGAGTGAATTCGGTTCGTGTCCGATGAAAATTGACAATCGTAAAGCAGAGCCGCCTGTCAGCGCCCGAGGCCGGATTGCCAGAACTTATATGTACATGGATAAAACCTATCCCAAATACAGCATGAGTAAGCAGCAAAAGCAGTTGATGAATGCCTGGGATAAAACCTATCCAGTCAGTGCTTGGGAGTGCAAGAGAGTAAAACGCATTGAAGCGCTACAGAAAAATAAGAACTTGATAACCCAAAGTCGCTGTGAAACCGCGGGGCTGTGGAAGAAGGCGTAGATACTGAGCGGTATCGTTGAATAAAACCCCACTCGAAACTGAAAGAGTGGGGCATACGTAAGGAACTATTGTCTAGATTAAGAAATCTTTCATCTCGAAACCATCATCAAGTTCTTTCTTAAATACCGTAGGCATGCGGCCTTGGCCTGTCCAAGTGATGGTTTCGCCATTCACTTCAATCTTATATTTCACTGGACGAGGGTCGCGTTTCTTCTTCGGTGCTTTTATGGCATCCAAGTCTTCTACGTTTAAGCCAAGTTCTGCCATCTGTTTACGAATAGCGTCTATTTGTGCGTTTCGCTCAGCGTTCACCTCTAAGTCTGCCGCTTCTTGTGCTTCGCGGTCATCGATGAGGTTGTTGAGCTTATCCTGGATCAATTTGAGTTCTTCAACAGGAAGGTCTTTTACTGCCGCTTTAAATTTGCGGCCATGAGTGAGTGTTGCTAAAAATTCTGACATTTAATACTGGTCCTTTAAATTAAGTCTTTTTATCGCGGGTATTGTTCCAAAGAAAAGCGTGAAAGTCAATGCGGTAAGGGGTTGTAGGGCGATTGGCGGGCTTTTCGGATCAAGCTCCTCCTATCGCTAACTTGCGCCACCCGGGCAAGCAAGCTTGCCGTGGCCCTAAGTTCCAGATAGCCAATCCTTCCCGGCGGCGAGCGCAAATCAACATCAACAGCAAAGTACCAGGCACTGTCAGTCTCTTTGACGGCTTAAGTGTGCGTAAGCCTGCATTGTCCTTCGAGTGTCATTTATCTCCAGTGGTCATCTCATTTTTGCACTCGCTCTGCCTTCTTATCTGTCTCACCCCATAACCCGCCATGCAAGGGAAGCTTCGCCGCTACGCGCCCCTGCATGTCAGAACATGTGTTGAGTCCAGGAAGACAGGCGGAAACAAAAAACGATAACTTAACCCACTGGAGCTAACGCAATGACACACTCACTTCCTACGCAGCCAACTTCCACTAATGCCTTCATCGAGACTGCCAGCCACAAGACACAAGCAGGCTCCCCCAAATCCGATATCTCTAACAGCAAAAGAAAAACCAGAGAGAAGGGCAAGAAAAGCCATACCGATTTGTATCAGGAGATAACCGACCAAGTGATAGCCGCGCTTGAAAATGGGGTTAAGCCTTGGGTGTGTCCATGGGAAACGTCAAACGGGAGCAGTGGGTTGCCAGTTAATTTTGATACGCGTCACGCGTATAGCGGCATCAATGTGTTGTTGCTCTGGTGCGCGGCCAGTGCTAGCGGGTTTGCTTCCAGTAGTTGGTTGACGTTCAAGCAAGCGCTTGCACTGGGTGGTTGTGTGCGTAAGGGAGAGAAGGGCACGCGCATTATCTTTTACAAGATGCTGGAAAAAGAAAATCAGCAGGGCGAGAAAGAAAATATTCCAATGTTGAAGAGCTTCACGGTCTTTAATGTTGAGCAAATAGATGGGCTGAATATCGAGCCTGTGCCAGTGAGTGATATTGAGGCTGTTAGCGGGTTTGAAGCGCTTGAACATGTCGAGCAGTTCTTTATCGATACGGGCGCCAATATTACCGAACAAGGCGAGAGCGCCTTTTTTAGACCGTCTACCGATGAAATCGTGTTACCGAGCCGTGAGCGTTTCACTAATGCCGCTGACTTTTACGCAACAGGTCTTCATGAGCTGACCCACTGGTGTGGCGCTAAGCTCCGCCTGGACCGTCCAATGCGAAATAAATTTGGTTCTGAGGATTACGCTTTCGAGGAATTAATTGCCGAATTGGGATGCAGCTTTTTAATGGCTAGCTTAGGCGTGACGGGTGAGGTTCAACACGAATCTTATATCGCGTCATGGCTTAAAAAATTACACAACGACAAGCGATATATCTTTAAAGCGGCCAGCGCTGCCAGTAAAGCCCATCAATATTTAACCGAGCTTACCAACGCCGACAACAATGAACTGATAAATAAAGCGGCATAAATAAAAAAACCAGCAATAGATTGGTTTATTGCTGGGGAATATTCATACCAATAAAGACAGGATTAAAAATATGAATATATCTAACATAGATAACAATTCAATGGAACAATGTTATACGTCTAATGCGGGTCATTTTGATCTAGGTGTCTGTGTTGTCACTCAAGGTATTCATCAACTACAAAAGTCAGCGATTGATAGCGACAAAGATTTAAGGCTGTTTATCACTTGCCACTTAAATGGTGATTGGGGTGATACTCCGATAGAAGATAAAATATTAAATGATGAAGCCACTAAGAGGGGGGGCCGAATAATGTCATCTTACTTTTTTAACGATCAGGTGATTTGGATAATCACCGAAGCCGATAGAAGTGTCACCACCATTTTGTTACCCAGCGAATACTAATACATCTTACCGATGTAAACGCTCAAGCTAAACTGATATGATAAAGGTCACTTGTGGCCTTTATTTTTTGCGTCTATGAAAAAGCTGATATCACTAATGGCCATCACTTCATTAAACGTCAGCGCGTTTTGTTTTGATGAGGCTGGTCTTTATTATCATGTTAACCCCAAACTATTAACTGCTATTGCTAAAGTCGAAAGTGATTATCAATCCAACGTCATTAATATTAATAAAAACTCACAAGGTAAAACAATCAGCACCGATTATGGATTGATGCAAATAAACTCAACATGGTTTTCTCATCTTGCTCAGTTCGGGATTAATAAAGATAACCTGTTATCGGATGCGTGCTACAACGTCCACATTGGTGCCTGGGTGCTGTCTCAAAATTTTTCTACCCATGGCTACAACTGGAATAGTGTTGGAGCTTACAATGCGGGTTTTAGTGTCAAGACGCGCACGAGTCGATTAACCTATATCCGAAAAATCAAAGCTGCCCTGGCCGCGATCAATAAGTCTAACCTCCTTTCCTCAAACTCGATTTCAAACGCCAATCCAAGGCTCCTTGTTCGTACTAGATTAAGAATTCCACCTAAATTGAAACCATAATCTGTGCTGATGAATCGAAGTTGATTTGAAGGTAAGAAAGCGACCACACCCTCCAGGATAGCGGGTGTCACGGGCTGGCGTCAGAGTGATGCCTGATAAGCGTAAGCTGTATATTATCACTCGTTTGATAGTACACCGACCTCGTACCCGTATTCTGGCGCCAGTGAGTGCGCTCACGGTTAAAACGGCACGCGAAAAGGTCATCGCGCAACTTCAGGCATGGTGAGAAGAGAAAACGCAAACAGTGATAACGTCCCCCCCGTTTCGATGTGTTTGTTACACGCACATGGAAGGCAAGGGTATTTGCGTAGTGGAAGCAGGGCACACAAGCTACCTCACTCATTGCACTAAATAATCGGCTCCTGCCGACTTTTGGACGGTATCCGCTGCACACCATCACCCATAAGGCGCGGCGAACCGCAGCGCTTATCACAAGTATTGGATGACGCAGAGACAAAAACAGAAGCGTCTTTCAGTGCTGTGATATTTTGCGTTTGTTGCTGTTAATGGGCTGTCGGTTAGCTGAAATTACCTACCTTAAAGGCGGTGATGTGCGCGGCAGTGAACTGCATTTAACCGACAGTAAGACAGGCGCAAAAGTGGTGCCTGTCGGGTCAGCGGCAGTAGAGATATTGAGCCAGTATCATAGTAAGCCAAATAAAGCGCTGTTTCCCATGAAGCAAGGCGCATCGACCACAAGGGTGCAAGCGTTATGGGTGAGGGTACGAGTAAAGGCGGGGGATTGAGGATGTGCGGCTGCATGATTTGCGGCATACCTTCGCCAGCTACGCGGTGATGGAAGGTCACAGTATCCCGATGGTGGCGGCATTGTTAGGTCATAAGAAAGTCTCGATGACGTTACGGCTATACCATGTGTGGGATGAGGTGGTGGAGCAAGCCGCAGAGCGCTTAGGGGATATATTTAAAGCGATAGTGAGTCAGGCAAAGCCCTTATCTCAATCTGATACAGCCCCTAAGCGAGCCTCGAAAGCGAAGCCGAAACCAAAAACAAAATCCATCACACTTGAAAAAGTGAAACAAGCTACGCCTTTATCAATCTTCACTCCATTAACTGAGAGTGAAATTCGTGCTGTGCGAGCATGGAAGGATAATGAACTGCTGTTTTAGGCATATTGAACGCACCTGTGGCGCCTCAGTGAAGGGGGGGAGTTCGAGGATGTGCAGTTTTGTTCGCGAGCTAGAGCTCAGAATGTCTAAAGTATGAAATGAATGGCAATCGAATATGCGGTATCGTAGTGATCCAAAGTAGCTTTGGTTCGTAGTCGAAAAGTTGTCCGACAGCAGTACCTTGAAGTTGAATAGGAATGAGAATTCACATCGCTGGAATACGCAAGTGTTTATAATCAATGCTCTTATGTTTAAGAGCGTTTGGAAGCGCTAGAATTATTACCTAAATCTTTACAGTTAATTATTAACCTACGAATGAAATATTTTTAAGGAAAAGGCATATGTCTTACAGAAATGAGTTTGGTTCAAATTTTGACTTAGGTTTTAATTTAAATGATTTTCCTTATCTTAAAGATAAGAGTTGGCACAATGATGTATGCCCAAGCTTTTACTTTAATGTTGGAACTAAGTACTACGTCTTGTGGATCGACTATTCAGAACTGGCTAAACGTGACGGCTCTAACGACCGCTATCTAGTTCAAGAAGCTACAAACGAAGGAGATGAAAAACATCCTGAAATTTATAGCTCTGATGGAAACATTATTTTTGAGGGAGAACTCTTCACTGATTTGAACCAATTTTTGAATAATATAACTAGTTTGCAAGATCCTAATGTTAGCTAAGACGTAATGCTAGCCAAGAAATGTACATGAGAGCACGTACAAAGCGTTGTTTGTATCATAGCTTAAAAGTGTTGAGGGGGTCTCTAACCAACATGATCATTTTGATGAACGTATGGAAGCCTATAGCTTTCCAACAGTAAAAAAATCAAGAATAATTAGTTATTATGGTGCTCTATATGGATTCGATATTAGACGATCCCCAATCGTATAAAAATATGATTAATCACATTCCATTACCAGTCCGACATAAAAGAGCCGGAGGCGGTCTTAACATATAGGCTTGAAGTAGCGCAAAATTTGATAACAGAAGATATTAGACGTGGGTTAATCCCTGAGAGTATTAGCTCATTTTCTGACCTGCATGACTTTATAGACACAAATTTATACCTTGTAGATGACAACATAACTCCTCGACTCGGCTCATTTTTCAATTGGTCTGAATTCTGGCTAGACGACGAAGGTATTGAGATTGATATATATGCAGTCCATCAGCTACTAAATTTGATGTTCGAAGCGCTTGATTACTGGTTAGAAAATGGCAGAAAAATGAATGCCGCGGAATACCTAAATATAAAAGATACCTGATTAGATTAATCAGATAAAACCTCTGAGAAATTCTATTTAAATCAGAATATAATCAACTATAAATCTATCAGCGGATAGATTGCCGAGCAGTAAAGCTCGGCATTGCTTTTCTAAAATTAATCTGTCAAATCGATTGCGGGGTTAATAAGGACAGGTACACTAAAGTCTGCAGGGGAATAATCAACACCAATTCGCCCTTCGTGATGGCTCATAATCGCTTGGAATCGTGCTGCATATGCTGGTTTCAACTGCCCAACGGGTAACAGTAATAAATCCGTTTCTATTAGTTTCCCTTTGTTCTTTTTCTTCTTTATTGAGGTAATCGAAGTTGCTGTCTTTCCTTCCAAAGTCAAAGGGATTGTCTTATGATCTTTTACAATAAGCTGCAACAAATCGGGTTGTTTTGTATACTGGTTTATAACTCTTAAAGCTACTTTATCTCCATTATCACTAACAAAAATGTGTGAAGATTGGGTCGCTACCTGTAATGCCGTAACTAATTCATCCTTGTTTAATCTAATGAAACTTAGGAGACGATGTGGCGATAACCATCGTGCGCAATCATCCATTTCTTGCTCAGGTACAGTATCGCAACTTGGCGTCACACAAACATACCAGATTGTTTTTTTACCTTCACATGACTTTAAGACCGTTCCTGTTGTAATGTTGTCAGGTAAAACTCTCTGAGTTGATAGTAGCCTGTTGTGAGCATGCGCTATATTCAAACAAAGCTCTGCATCAAATTCTACTTTAAAATCCTTAAAATTACCTTTTGATACTCGAACAGCCTCTTTTAAAAAGTCATTGTGGGGTTGAGGTGCCGATTTCTGAAACTTTACAAACTCAGGGATATCTTCAGCAATACTGTTAGCTACTTTTTTAATAAATTCAGAGCCAGCTTTATCATCCCTATAAACTAGCTCATCTGATATATCTAGAAGCAAGTGATGCAAAATATTTTCTGAAATATTCAACTGCTTGTCTGGGTGCTCTTTCAAAATTGACCACAGCAAAGAAACTTGTTCATCTTCTGGCTTGCCTAGGATTTTTGACATGGAGAAATTTGAGTCTTCGATACGGTTTTGCAGTTCAGAAAGCACTACTCGATAGAAATTTGGGTACCAGTTGTGAAGAGCTTCTTCTAATTTGTCCCATACCGCTTGAGGTTGTTGTTCGATTTCTTCTTGAGAGCTATCTTTTTTCTCGCATAAAGCGATAAACACTTCCCCACACTGAATCCAAAGTTTATCCTCACCATGTACCTGAAGAACGTCAGCTCCCTCATTTAATTGCTTCCCCTTAATATCCTTTTCAACGAGATAGCGAAGAATAGCTTCTGTAGGCTCTTTGTGTACATCGTTATCAAAGTTTCCATCTTCCTGGATGTCTTGCCAGAACCGAGCTTTAACCTCTTGAACTACAGAGTTTTTATCACCTAAAATCAGCTTTACTTGCTGCTTCCTGGAGATGGAAGTCCAGTTACCACTATATACACTTTCAGCATTATCCCATTGCTCTAATGACGTTTCATCACTTTCAAAATAATCTTGTGGAGCTAAAATTTTAGAGCATCTTAGTGTCGTTGCAATTTCAAGCCAAACATCTTCAAGTGGCTTGTTTGTATAAATAACGACTAAATTGAGATGCCGACTAGTACTTAGCTCTCTAAGCAGTTGCAAAGATTTTGTTGAATCATTATGACTCAAACAATAATCTAAAATAATCAAATCACTTTTACGAACCTTATCAGGGTTAAGGTGACTGACCTGCTTTTCAACATCGCAAATGTATTTTTCGTTGTGAAAAAACCTTACAAACTCAGCTGCAACAGATGTCCGCTTGAAGCTACTTGATATATCATCAGATGATTTTCTAAGGCTATTTAGTTGCTCGTACATTTCACTCAAAACATGCTTTGCAGTCTCTGCATCTTCGGGGGCTTTTGGAGGTTGAACTCCCTCATCAAGTGTCGGAACTATTTTCTGTAGAGCATTAATTAGTGTTTGCTGCTTTGTAGATAGCTCGATGTATGGGTTGTACTCGTCATCAATCAATAGCACTGAACGGATAGCATCATTACGAAATGTTTTAGTTATTTGTTCTCTATAAGCTACTGGCATTATCTTACTTCCATCCCGCGAAATTGAATTACAAAATTAGCACCGTCTTGAATGAGCTTTTCTTCTAGTTTTTCGGCATACCAGATTTTATGACGAGCTACGGCGAGGTTCTGTTTAGATAGGTATAAACCAACCCCATTACCATTTGGTCTACGACTGTAGAATAATTGGAAAAGACTATCGATATCATCTTGATCAATTACAGGTCCATTATTCGCGACCACTACCAAATCATTGATGATATCAACTTTGATAACTCGATCTTTTTCAGCCAATGCCACCCAATAAAGAGCATTATTTAGTAAGTTGATAAACACTGGGATAATACGAGATTTAACATCAGTGACATTCATGCGTTTGA
Coding sequences:
- a CDS encoding Y-family DNA polymerase — protein: MYALVDANSFYCSAEQVFRPEWRGRPIVVLSNNDGCIVAANRQAKDVGIPKFKPYFEVKALCDKHNVIALSSNYELYASLSAHMMDVIGRFAPRQHIYSIDESFLSLKHCYPAIPNLTEHAHKIRRAVWKETRLPVCVGIDATLTLAKVANHAAKKLMGYNGVCHIDSNEERKAVLLAMKPTDVWGIGNRISKRLELMGIKNAFQLASMPPGLARKSFSIEIERTVRELNGEECKQWDEARADKKQIFSTRSMGDRVTDKEALKQALSKHVGIAAAKARKQGTLCGSMLIFASNSPFDERPTGFKQTIKFSFPTADTLQMTHAVTAATDALFQPNVRYYKVGIGLLDLCSSSHVQSDLFETISDPKLMSVYDALNTRFGSGAMFLAAQGISPKWRMRRDRLTPQYTTNWADIPKIQCR
- a CDS encoding LexA family protein, encoding MKVIPNTASVGITGFESPAAEYIQRPLSLDELLIAHPSSTFFGHASGESMRNVGIFDGDILIIDRHVTAQNGDVVVANYNGEFVCKLIDTVRKRLLSANDEHQPLVIHEHDQFCIEGVVVSSIRCHRPSPLLTASI
- a CDS encoding endonuclease encodes the protein MSGSVFAANESNQSFSKAKKMLERQVYQDHRETIYCGAGFDAKKNITPPAGFNTKKHVKRAKRVEWEHIVPAENFGRSFSEWREGNAQCVNNKGKSFKGRKCAEKINVQYRYMQADMFNLFPAIGAVNAMRSNYNFTMLPAVKSEFGSCPMKIDNRKAEPPVSARGRIARTYMYMDKTYPKYSMSKQQKQLMNAWDKTYPVSAWECKRVKRIEALQKNKNLITQSRCETAGLWKKA
- a CDS encoding H-NS histone family protein, whose product is MSEFLATLTHGRKFKAAVKDLPVEELKLIQDKLNNLIDDREAQEAADLEVNAERNAQIDAIRKQMAELGLNVEDLDAIKAPKKKRDPRPVKYKIEVNGETITWTGQGRMPTVFKKELDDGFEMKDFLI
- a CDS encoding ArdC family protein; the encoded protein is MTHSLPTQPTSTNAFIETASHKTQAGSPKSDISNSKRKTREKGKKSHTDLYQEITDQVIAALENGVKPWVCPWETSNGSSGLPVNFDTRHAYSGINVLLLWCAASASGFASSSWLTFKQALALGGCVRKGEKGTRIIFYKMLEKENQQGEKENIPMLKSFTVFNVEQIDGLNIEPVPVSDIEAVSGFEALEHVEQFFIDTGANITEQGESAFFRPSTDEIVLPSRERFTNAADFYATGLHELTHWCGAKLRLDRPMRNKFGSEDYAFEELIAELGCSFLMASLGVTGEVQHESYIASWLKKLHNDKRYIFKAASAASKAHQYLTELTNADNNELINKAA
- a CDS encoding type I restriction endonuclease subunit M — protein: MNISNIDNNSMEQCYTSNAGHFDLGVCVVTQGIHQLQKSAIDSDKDLRLFITCHLNGDWGDTPIEDKILNDEATKRGGRIMSSYFFNDQVIWIITEADRSVTTILLPSEY
- a CDS encoding lytic transglycosylase domain-containing protein; protein product: MAITSLNVSAFCFDEAGLYYHVNPKLLTAIAKVESDYQSNVININKNSQGKTISTDYGLMQINSTWFSHLAQFGINKDNLLSDACYNVHIGAWVLSQNFSTHGYNWNSVGAYNAGFSVKTRTSRLTYIRKIKAALAAINKSNLLSSNSISNANPRLLVRTRLRIPPKLKP
- a CDS encoding site-specific integrase produces the protein MRLLLLMGCRLAEITYLKGGDVRGSELHLTDSKTGAKVVPVGSAAVEILSQYHSKPNKALFPMKQGASTTRVQALWVRVRVKAGD
- a CDS encoding tyrosine-type recombinase/integrase; translated protein: MRLHDLRHTFASYAVMEGHSIPMVAALLGHKKVSMTLRLYHVWDEVVEQAAERLGDIFKAIVSQAKPLSQSDTAPKRASKAKPKPKTKSITLEKVKQATPLSIFTPLTESEIRAVRAWKDNELLF
- a CDS encoding response regulator receiver domain — protein: MPVAYREQITKTFRNDAIRSVLLIDDEYNPYIELSTKQQTLINALQKIVPTLDEGVQPPKAPEDAETAKHVLSEMYEQLNSLRKSSDDISSSFKRTSVAAEFVRFFHNEKYICDVEKQVSHLNPDKVRKSDLIILDYCLSHNDSTKSLQLLRELSTSRHLNLVVIYTNKPLEDVWLEIATTLRCSKILAPQDYFESDETSLEQWDNAESVYSGNWTSISRKQQVKLILGDKNSVVQEVKARFWQDIQEDGNFDNDVHKEPTEAILRYLVEKDIKGKQLNEGADVLQVHGEDKLWIQCGEVFIALCEKKDSSQEEIEQQPQAVWDKLEEALHNWYPNFYRVVLSELQNRIEDSNFSMSKILGKPEDEQVSLLWSILKEHPDKQLNISENILHHLLLDISDELVYRDDKAGSEFIKKVANSIAEDIPEFVKFQKSAPQPHNDFLKEAVRVSKGNFKDFKVEFDAELCLNIAHAHNRLLSTQRVLPDNITTGTVLKSCEGKKTIWYVCVTPSCDTVPEQEMDDCARWLSPHRLLSFIRLNKDELVTALQVATQSSHIFVSDNGDKVALRVINQYTKQPDLLQLIVKDHKTIPLTLEGKTATSITSIKKKKNKGKLIETDLLLLPVGQLKPAYAARFQAIMSHHEGRIGVDYSPADFSVPVLINPAIDLTD
- a CDS encoding ATP-binding protein: MNVTDVKSRIIPVFINLLNNALYWVALAEKDRVIKVDIINDLVVVANNGPVIDQDDIDSLFQLFYSRRPNGNGVGLYLSKQNLAVARHKIWYAEKLEEKLIQDGANFVIQFRGMEVR